Proteins encoded together in one Streptomyces sp. NBC_01216 window:
- a CDS encoding DUF1772 domain-containing protein, whose amino-acid sequence MLEEVLSGVVLIGTGIVTGIFVAVLVSVVPAMSAMGRADYLRAHVLLGRGYHPLMPILVNLVTVSGFVLGWLAESPGNALFPLVAVLLIGVQAVSHLGNVPINRSLSGLSEDGPWDDPRPLWRAWHRLRTTLAALALTAATVAVLAAP is encoded by the coding sequence TCGTGCTGATCGGGACGGGGATCGTCACGGGAATCTTCGTGGCTGTCCTGGTCAGCGTGGTTCCCGCCATGTCGGCCATGGGACGCGCCGACTACCTCCGCGCCCATGTCCTGCTGGGCCGGGGCTACCACCCGCTGATGCCGATCCTGGTCAACCTGGTGACCGTCAGCGGGTTCGTGCTCGGCTGGCTCGCCGAGTCGCCGGGCAACGCGCTGTTCCCCCTGGTGGCCGTGCTGCTCATCGGCGTGCAGGCGGTCTCGCACCTCGGCAACGTGCCGATCAACCGCTCCCTGAGCGGACTTTCCGAGGACGGCCCCTGGGACGACCCGCGGCCGCTCTGGCGGGCCTGGCACCGCCTGCGCACGACGCTCGCCGCGCTCGCGCTGACGGCCGCCACCGTCGCGGTGCTCGCCGCCCCCTGA
- a CDS encoding SchA/CurD-like domain-containing protein — protein sequence MPLDAITYRVRPGCEEDLQEVFSPHNFTRIDSPVIKDDEGTTVGMLLGTGLFVQGETVIRVIHHDGVSAARVARHMSVQKGVHEAERAILPFLVEPRDTETPQGFRQHFHRSLMTALEQHSPDERPAAGTVALRHQLRKGAGLALERERGTVNRKASLLLSPDHPTIIRTALFLHEDTLVRVVQYDGHPYDVVGYLTDRGFGQDADAWLEPYVEDSKRPDHPDAYLALVHEQAMLSVAHMSVLGVD from the coding sequence ATGCCACTCGACGCCATTACCTACCGGGTCCGTCCCGGATGCGAGGAGGACCTGCAGGAGGTCTTCTCGCCGCACAACTTCACCCGGATCGACTCGCCCGTCATCAAGGACGACGAGGGCACGACCGTCGGAATGCTGCTCGGCACCGGCCTGTTCGTGCAGGGCGAGACGGTGATCCGGGTGATCCACCACGACGGGGTCAGCGCAGCCCGGGTCGCCCGGCACATGTCCGTGCAGAAAGGGGTCCACGAGGCCGAACGGGCGATCCTGCCGTTCCTCGTCGAGCCGCGTGACACCGAGACCCCCCAGGGTTTCCGGCAGCACTTCCACCGCAGCCTGATGACCGCCCTGGAACAGCACAGCCCCGACGAGCGGCCCGCGGCCGGCACCGTGGCGCTGCGCCACCAACTGCGCAAGGGTGCTGGACTCGCGCTGGAACGGGAGCGCGGGACGGTCAACCGCAAGGCGTCGCTGCTGCTCTCCCCGGACCACCCGACGATCATCCGCACGGCGCTCTTCCTGCACGAGGACACCCTCGTCCGGGTTGTCCAGTACGACGGGCACCCGTACGACGTCGTCGGCTACCTGACCGACCGCGGCTTCGGACAGGATGCCGACGCCTGGCTCGAGCCCTACGTGGAGGACTCCAAGCGGCCCGACCACCCGGACGCCTACCTGGCCCTCGTGCACGAGCAGGCCATGCTGTCCGTCGCGCACATGTCCGTGCTCGGCGTGGACTGA
- a CDS encoding SCP2 sterol-binding domain-containing protein, which produces MSVQQEQVTELIELVESVPAKQLEAAVVERDGGLDAALTLIFELLVSEFNPEKAAGQKGVFQFDIASSEGQKLHYVEVEAGECRTDKGRHDSPDITIGIKFPDMLAMGVGKLPGAKAFLTGKLKLRGSPLMGTKLGEWFDHPEV; this is translated from the coding sequence GTGAGTGTGCAGCAGGAACAGGTGACCGAGCTGATCGAGCTCGTCGAGTCGGTGCCCGCCAAGCAGCTGGAGGCGGCCGTCGTCGAACGGGACGGCGGTCTGGACGCGGCACTGACGCTGATCTTCGAGCTCCTCGTCTCGGAGTTCAACCCGGAGAAGGCGGCCGGACAGAAGGGCGTCTTCCAGTTCGACATCGCCTCCTCGGAGGGCCAGAAGCTCCACTACGTCGAGGTCGAGGCGGGTGAGTGCCGCACCGACAAGGGGCGGCACGACAGCCCGGACATCACCATCGGGATCAAGTTCCCCGACATGCTGGCGATGGGCGTCGGCAAGCTGCCCGGTGCGAAGGCGTTCCTGACCGGCAAGCTGAAGCTGCGCGGCAGCCCGCTGATGGGCACCAAGCTAGGCGAGTGGTTCGACCACCCCGAGGTGTGA
- a CDS encoding putative quinol monooxygenase — protein sequence MTRPGPGLRVLLRIRIKPGHEAEFEELWLAHSQTVRTFPDNHGQQLLRESGEPGGFTVLTDWTDEPAFRAFEKSPEQQTYLQRLWPMREGGEMHLLEPLHESAPAVAAGP from the coding sequence GTGACCCGCCCGGGGCCGGGGCTGCGGGTGCTGCTCCGGATCCGGATCAAGCCCGGGCACGAGGCGGAGTTCGAGGAGCTGTGGCTCGCGCACTCCCAAACCGTCCGGACCTTCCCCGACAACCACGGCCAGCAGCTGCTGCGGGAGAGCGGCGAGCCGGGCGGCTTCACCGTGCTGACCGACTGGACCGACGAGCCCGCCTTCCGGGCGTTCGAGAAGAGCCCGGAGCAGCAGACCTATCTGCAGCGGCTGTGGCCGATGCGGGAGGGCGGCGAGATGCACCTGCTCGAACCCCTCCACGAAAGCGCGCCGGCCGTCGCGGCCGGACCGTGA
- a CDS encoding SRPBCC family protein has translation MTVIDNSIVIAAPMDLVWDMTNDVESWPELFSEYAAAEILERDGATLRFRLTLRPDENGQVWSWVSERTPDPATRTVRARRIETGPFEFMDLYWSYEQTEAGVEMCWRQEFTVHPGLPFGDVEMAERLNTNTRREMARIKGLVEQAAAGRPEAVRP, from the coding sequence ATGACCGTCATCGACAACAGCATCGTCATCGCGGCGCCGATGGACCTGGTGTGGGACATGACGAACGACGTGGAGTCGTGGCCCGAGCTGTTCTCCGAGTACGCCGCGGCCGAGATCCTGGAGCGGGACGGCGCCACCCTGCGCTTCCGGCTCACACTCCGCCCGGACGAGAACGGCCAGGTCTGGAGCTGGGTCTCCGAGCGCACCCCCGATCCGGCGACCCGGACCGTGCGGGCCCGCCGGATCGAGACCGGGCCGTTCGAGTTCATGGACCTGTACTGGTCGTACGAGCAGACCGAGGCCGGCGTCGAGATGTGCTGGCGGCAGGAGTTCACGGTCCACCCGGGCCTGCCGTTCGGCGACGTGGAGATGGCCGAGCGTCTGAACACCAACACCCGCCGGGAGATGGCCCGGATCAAGGGGCTGGTGGAGCAGGCGGCGGCCGGCCGGCCGGAAGCGGTGCGCCCGTGA
- a CDS encoding acyl carrier protein, translating into MSSTTMTFGDLKEIMSRCTGDTEELSEEHLATDFTDIGYDSLAVLEIASQIQREYGLHIPDEAIEEMNSPQAVIDYVNNSLAAA; encoded by the coding sequence ATGAGCAGCACCACCATGACCTTCGGCGACCTCAAGGAGATTATGAGCCGGTGCACCGGTGACACCGAGGAACTCTCCGAGGAGCACCTGGCGACCGACTTCACCGACATCGGCTACGACTCCCTCGCGGTGCTGGAGATCGCCAGCCAGATCCAGCGCGAGTACGGCCTGCACATCCCGGACGAGGCCATCGAGGAGATGAACTCGCCGCAGGCCGTGATCGACTACGTCAACAACAGCCTCGCGGCGGCCTGA
- a CDS encoding ketosynthase chain-length factor codes for MTAETSSPVITGLGVVAPNGLDREAWWQATLDGKSGIGPITRFDPARYPVRVAGEADGFEPADHAPQRLVSETDAMTQYAFAATNEALADAGVDTTAFADLDTAVITANSSGGVEFGQRELQKLYAEGPQAVGAYMAIAWFYAATTGQLSIRHGMRGPCSVVCSEQAGGLDALAQARRVLAKGTRLVVSGGTDASLSPYGLVCQISNGRLSVEERPDRAFLPFDPSAAGYVPGEGGAILTVESRAEAERRGAPRLYAEIAGYAATMDPRPGSGRPPGLRRAAELALAEAGAAPGDVDVVFADGYGVPELDREEAEAITSVFGPAGVPVSVPKTMTGRLYAGGAALDAAAAALALRDQVIPPSVHTRPDRAHRLDLVTDWPREARLRTALVLSRGYGGFNAALVLRSV; via the coding sequence GTGACCGCAGAGACGAGCTCCCCCGTCATCACCGGGCTCGGCGTCGTCGCGCCCAACGGCTTGGACCGGGAGGCGTGGTGGCAGGCCACCCTGGACGGCAAGTCCGGCATCGGCCCCATCACCCGCTTCGACCCGGCGCGCTACCCGGTGCGGGTGGCCGGCGAGGCGGACGGCTTCGAACCGGCGGACCACGCGCCGCAGCGGCTGGTCAGCGAGACCGACGCGATGACCCAGTACGCCTTCGCGGCGACCAACGAGGCGCTGGCCGACGCGGGCGTGGACACCACGGCCTTCGCCGACCTGGACACGGCGGTCATCACCGCCAACTCCTCCGGCGGCGTCGAGTTCGGCCAGCGCGAGCTGCAGAAGCTCTACGCGGAGGGACCGCAGGCGGTCGGCGCGTACATGGCCATCGCCTGGTTCTACGCGGCGACGACCGGACAGCTCTCCATCCGGCACGGCATGCGCGGTCCGTGCAGTGTGGTCTGCTCGGAGCAGGCCGGCGGACTGGACGCGCTGGCGCAGGCCCGCCGGGTGCTGGCCAAGGGCACCCGACTGGTGGTCTCCGGCGGCACGGACGCCTCGCTGTCCCCGTACGGGCTGGTGTGCCAGATCAGCAACGGGCGGCTCAGTGTGGAGGAGCGGCCTGACCGGGCCTTCCTGCCCTTCGACCCCTCGGCCGCCGGATACGTGCCGGGCGAGGGCGGCGCGATCCTCACCGTGGAGAGCCGGGCCGAGGCGGAGCGCCGCGGGGCCCCGCGGCTGTACGCCGAGATCGCCGGCTACGCGGCCACCATGGACCCGCGGCCGGGCTCGGGCCGGCCGCCGGGGCTGCGACGGGCGGCCGAGCTGGCGCTCGCCGAGGCGGGCGCGGCGCCCGGCGACGTCGACGTGGTCTTCGCGGACGGTTACGGCGTCCCGGAGCTCGACCGGGAGGAGGCCGAGGCGATCACCTCGGTCTTCGGTCCGGCCGGGGTGCCGGTGAGCGTGCCGAAGACGATGACCGGGCGGCTGTACGCCGGAGGCGCGGCGCTCGACGCGGCGGCGGCCGCGCTGGCCCTGCGCGACCAGGTCATCCCCCCGTCGGTGCACACCCGCCCGGACCGGGCCCACCGGCTCGACCTGGTCACCGACTGGCCGCGCGAGGCGCGGCTGCGCACCGCTCTGGTCCTCAGCCGCGGCTACGGCGGTTTCAACGCCGCGCTGGTCCTGCGCTCCGTCTGA